The following are encoded together in the Oncorhynchus masou masou isolate Uvic2021 chromosome 5, UVic_Omas_1.1, whole genome shotgun sequence genome:
- the LOC135539634 gene encoding transmembrane protein 128-like: protein MSNMLAGNDFVNLRNRFKKDAELLMQGVSAGDRNEKSQEEKDAKPLSRINRHSVFWIVSSVGLTYYFDFLRVLMENEDIKSWWFNLGVILLGICLSLATFCIVYLEWFKGIKDYDQEYPAIAPITTAAFIAASCSLNIALWPVWSFLTPILLFTQFMGGVMLISMLG from the exons ATGTCAAACATGCTTGCTGGTAATGATTTCGTAAATCTGCGAAATAGATTCAAGAAAGATGCTGAACTTCTTATGCAAGGGGTTTCAGCAGGTGACCGCAACGAAAAGA GTCAAGAAGAGAAAGATGCTAAACCACTCTCTCGGATCAACCGCCATTCTGTCTTCTGGATTGTGTCATCTGTTGGGTTGACGTATTATTTCGACTTCCTCCGGGTCCTCATGGAGAATGAGGATATCAAAAG CTGGTGGTTCAATCTTGGTGTGATACTGCTGGGAATATGTCTATCTTTGGCCACATTTTGCATTGTATACCTGGAGTGGTTCAAGGGCATAAAGGACTACGACCAGGAGTACCCTGCTATTGCCCCTATTACCACAGCAGCCTTCATTGCAGCATCATGCAG TTTAAATATAGCACTGTGGCCTGTGTGGTCGTTCCTCACCCCCATCCTCCTGTTTACCCAGTTCATGGGTGGTGTTATGCTCATATCCATGCTTGGGTGA